The following are from one region of the Arachis duranensis cultivar V14167 chromosome 10, aradu.V14167.gnm2.J7QH, whole genome shotgun sequence genome:
- the LOC110276282 gene encoding replication protein A 70 kDa DNA-binding subunit A-like, giving the protein MNNPVDLVDKITPWRESWKVHVKVVKLWYHKNPALDPSQNLLHMVLIDEKATIRDQLISKFALSLNEGDVYLMTHFTVVPNTGLNRVTKHRFRLLFQYNTSVVSMVSPRIPHSGLCLASIDEIDQITKEHNFLIDFVGIITGVRKERNVASDGKLVKAVVLEVFADGKRVQCNVFGDACDLLEYDKLQKYARSPLVVLESFKIKAIEGGVILQNVINVSRLFINPDIPESVEFLSRFSVTSYGFSRLVTNDLGYLVSKVDGHYFNPKEISNIQDLHSDNGDSHYFVIGTIKEVMDEPD; this is encoded by the exons ATGAATAACCCTGTTGATCTGGTGGACAAAATTACTCCATGGAGAGAATCATGGAAAGTGCATGTTAAAGTTGTGAAGTTGTGGTACCACAAGAATCCTGCTTTGGATCCTTCTCAAAATCTGTTGCATATGGTCTTAATCGATGAGAAG GCCACCATTAGAGATCAGCTTATATCAAAATTTGCCTTGTCTCTAAATGAAGGGGATGTGTACTTGATGACCCATTTTACAGTTGTACCGAACACCGGTTTGAACAGAGTGACAAAACATCGGTTCAGACTTTTGTTCCAATACAACACCTCTGTTGTTTCTATGGTATCTCCAAGGATACCTCATTCGGGTCTGTGTTTAGCATCAATAGATGAAATTGATCAAATCACAAAGGAGCATAATTTCCTCATTG actTTGTTGGGATTATTACTGGTGTTCGAAAAGAAAGAAATGTGGCATCAGATGGGAAGCTGGTCAAAGCAGTGGTCCTAGAAGTCTTTGCTGATGG AAAAAGGGTACAATGCAATGTGTTTGGAGATGCTTGTGATCTGTTAGAATATGATAAGTTACAAAAATATGCAAGATCTCCCCTGGTTGTCCTCGAGTCTTTTAAAATCAAAGCAATTGAAG GTGGGGTAATCCTACAGAATGTGATAAATGTCTCTAGGTTATTCATTAATCCTGACATTCCTGAGTCTGTTGAATTCCTAAGCAG ATTTAGTGTAACCAGTTATGGATTCTCAAGACTTGTGACCAATGACCTTGGATACTTAGTTTCTAAAGTTGATGGTCATTATTTCAATCCCAAAGAGATCAGTAATATTCAAGATCTTCATTCAGATAATGGG gaTTCTCATTACTTTGTTATTGGGACAATTAAGGAAGTTATGGATGAACCAGATTAG
- the LOC107469756 gene encoding uncharacterized protein LOC107469756 gives MGRPLSVWEQTWAYLSDDILYRRRHELQYPDLTMSQDELQTFFLFEIEKLLQSNGKSLRNYAGMSVLNNCLVSQFSNLMLLRELQYDTVSLTREHDANVLKLNEEQRVVYDKIIDCVSNKRHRFFFVYGFGGTGKTFLYRDLSARLRSEKRIVINVASSGIASLLLPGGKTAHSMFNISVELTEDTVCRIKKDSAKAEVVRLADLIIWDEAPMTNKLVFEALNRTLRDIMVSVSDRNKDLPFGGKVVVLGGDFKQVLPVIPKGSRAEIVMASINSSVLWKYCEVLCLTKNMRLTIGSELSTPQELKSFSDWVLQIGEGRCGTVVNDKIFVDIPSDLIIHVLENPVEDIDRAILAPTVDNVEEINNYIVDLLSGEEKNDLSADLICGSDVYSDVDVNWINVEFLNQIRCSGLPNHSLKLKIGVPIILLRNIDPAGGLCNGTRLVVRDLGRNVISADIVSGSNVGDKVFISRMNMIPSDTVIPFKFQRRQFPIFLSFAMTMR, from the exons ATGGGAAGGCCTTTGTCAGTTTGGGAACAAACTTGGGCTTATTTGTCTGATGATATTCTTTATCGCAGAAGGCATGAGCTGCAATATCCTG ATCTAACGATGAGTCAGGATGAGTTGcaaacattttttttgtttgagatTGAGAAACTATTGCAGAGTAATGGAAAATCATTGAGAAATTATGCTGGCATGTCGGTTCTTAATAACTGTTTAGTCTCTCAATTTAGCAACTTGATGCTGCTGCGTGAGTTGCAATATGACACTGTTTCTTTGACTCGTGAGCATGATGCAAATGTCTTAAAGTTAAATGAAGAACAGAGGGTGGTCTATGATAAAATTATTGATTGCGTCTCAAATAAGAGGCACAGATTCTTTTTTGTGTATGGGTTTGGTGGCACTGGAAAAACTTTTTTATACAGGGATTTGTCGGCTAGATTGCGATCTGAGAAAAGGATTGTTATAAACGTTGCTTCTAGTGGTATTGCTTCTCTATTGTTACCTGGTGGTAAGACGGCTCACTCTATGTTCAATATTTCTGTTGAGCTGACTGAAGATACTGTTTGTCGGATTAAGAAGGATAGTGCAAAAGCTGAGGTAGTCCGATTGGCCGATTTGATTATTTGGGATGAGGCACCGATGACTAACAAATTGGTATTTGAAGCACTCAATAGGACGTTACGTGATATAATGGTTTCGGTCTCTGATAGGAATAAAGATTTACCTTTTGGTGGGAAGGTGGTTGTTCTCGGTGGTGATTTCAAGCAGGTCTTGCCAGTTATTCCTAAAGGTTCTCGTGCTGAGATTGTCATGGCTTCGATAAATTCTTCTGTCCTCTGGAAATATTGCGAAGTTTTGTGTTTGACGAAAAATATGAGGTTAACAATAGGATCAGAACTATCAACTCCTCAGGAGCTAAAGTCATTTTCAGATTGGGTACTTCAAATCGGTGAAGGTCGATGTGGAACAGTGGTTaatgataaaatttttgttgatattcCTTCTGATCTAATCATTCATGTCTTGGAAAATCCAGTGGAAGATATT GATAGGGCAATTTTGGCTCCAACTGTTGACAATGTTGAAGAGATAAACAATTATATAGTTGACTTGTTGTCCGGGGAGGAGAAAAATGATCTCAGTGCTGATTTGATATGTGGTAGTGATGTCTATTCTGATGTTGATGTTAATTGGATAAATGTTGAATTCTTGAATCAGATTAGGTGTTCTGGTCTACCTAATCATTCGTTGAAGTTGAAAATAGGCGTGCCTATTATTTTGTTGAGGAATATTGATCCAGCTGGGGGTTTGTGTAATGGGACCCGACTTGTTGTGCGAGATTTAGGGAGAAATGTGATCAGTGCGGATATTGTTTCTGGTAGCAATGTTGGGGATAAAGTTTTTATCAGTAGAATGAATATGATTCCCAGTGATACGGTTATACCGTTTAAATTCCAACGCCGTCAGTTTCCGATTTTTTTGTCGTTTGCGATGACAATGCGATGA
- the LOC107469755 gene encoding uncharacterized protein LOC107469755: MIDTHNVIAQSFRRVREFYQYHPSEIFSLKLYSHRKVDRRNYNTPSCDEVAALIVEDFDSSDHGHDIIVRSTASQLQRIYETHALYWPLQYPLLFPYGEDGYQLNIRYRGQQEGYVPGRRTRVSHREFICFRLQIREQEDGIIHKCRRLFQQFFVDCFTMIESQRLYEIRMKQSTIRGEVLQGIKEAMRRGDDEASSIGTRVILPSSFTGGRRYMFNRCQDAMAICKHFGYPDLFLTITCNPNWSEFQRFTEREQIPIADRPDISCRVFHAKLKCLLSDHKEDMYTIECQKRGLPHAHMLLWLNGESNLQSVETVDEFICAELPNPQKFPSLYNVVTKYMIHGLCDLLRPSSPCMKDGKCSKFYPKRFVDQTSFDEDGYPFYRRRNMGVTVKINNVDIDNRFVVPYNPLLLMKYQAHINFEFCNKSNVIKYLFKYINKGPDRVTATVGETYNVGESSQVVDEIKQYYDCRYLSPSESMWRIFAYDIHHRWPSVQRLTFHLPNQQHVVFDDADITTHVYLRNKDLLMMFTAWMMVNRRFPDGRSLTYVEYPGKFVYCSNSREWKPRQRGFSIGRLSFPHPAAGELFYMRMLLNEACSAMGFLIDDKEYVSAIKEVVEVAFAA; this comes from the exons ATGATCGATACTCATAATGTCATAGCACAGTCATTTCGAAGAGTCAGAGAATTCTATCAGTATCATCCATCCGAGATATTCTCTTTGAAGTTGTATTCGCATAGGAAGGTCGATCGAAGAAATTACAATACTCCCTCTTGTGATGAAGTTGCTGCTCTGATTGTTGAAGATTTTGATTCGTCGGATCATGGTCATGACATTATTGTTCGATCTACTGCTAGTCAGTTGCAACGTATCTATGAAACTCATGCTCTGTATTGGCCTTTACAGTATCCGTTGTTGTTTCCATATGGCGAGGATGGTTACCAGTTGAATATTCGATATCGAGGTCAACAGGAGGGATATGTCCCTGGAAGAAGAACAAGGGTTTCTCACAGGGAATTCATATGTTTTCGTTTGCAGATTAGGGAGCAAGAAGATGGAATTATTCACAAGTGTAGGCGATTATTTCAacaattttttgttgattgtttcaCGATGATTGAGTCCCAAAGGTTGTATGAGATTAGAATGAAGCAAAGTACAATTAGAGGAGAAGTGCTCCAAGGAATAAAAGAGGCTATGCGTCGTGGTGATGACGAAGCTTCTTCAATTGGGACACGAGTCATCTTGCCTTCTTCGTTCACTGGTGGTAGACGTTATATGTTTAATCGTTGTCAGGATGCGATGGCAATCTGTAAACATTTTGGCTATCCAGATTTATTCCTTACTATTACGTGTAATCCAAATTGGTCTGAATTTCAGCGGTTCACGGAGCGAGAGCAAATTCCCATCGCTGATCGTCCTGATATCTCTTGCCGGGTTTTTCATGCTAAGTTGAAATGCCTACTAAGCGATCACAAGGAAG atatgtATACTATTGAGTGCCAAAAAAGAGGTCTACCGCATGCACACATGTTACTATGGCTTAACGGGGAAAGCAACTTACAAAGTGTTGAAACTGTTGATGAATTCATCTGTGCCGAACTACCCAATCCACAGAAATTTCCATCTCTTTATAATGTTGTCACCAAGTACATGATCCATGGTCTTTGCGATCTTCTTAGACCGAGTTCTCCCTGCATGAAAGATGGTAAGTGCTCAAAATTTTATCCGAAAAGATTTGTTGATCAAACGAGCTTTGATGAAGATGGCTATCCGTTTTATAGACGTCGTAATATGGGTGTGACAGTGAAGATCAACAACGTTGATATTGACAACAGATTTGTTGTGCCTTATAATCCACTGCTGTTAATGAAATATCAAGCTCACATAAATTTTGAGTTCTGTAACAAGTCAAATGTCATCAAGTATCTTTTTAAGTATATCAATAAGGGTCCGGATCGGGTCACTGCAACTGTTGGAGAAACATATAATGTTGGTGAATCTTCTCAGGTGGTTGATGAGATCAAGCAGTATTATGATTGTCGTTATTTATCACCATCTGAATCCATGTGGAGAATTTTTGCTTATGATATTCATCATAGATGGCCGTCAGTACAGAGGTTGACTTTTCACTTGCCAAATCAGCAGCATGTTGTATTCGATGATGCTGATATCACTACTCATGTTTATTTGCGCAACAAAGATTTGCTGATGATGTTTACGGCTTGGATGATGGTCAACAGGCGGTTCCCGGATGGGCGGTCTTTAACATATGTGGAATATCCAGGAAAATTTGTCTACTGTTCGAACAGTAGGGAATGGAAGCCGAGACAGAGGGGATTTTCAATTGGAAGATTGAGTTTCCCTCATCCCGCAGCTGGTGAACTTTTCTATATGCGGATGCTTTTGAAT GAGGCATGTTCTGCGATGGGATTCTTGATAGATGATAAGGAGTATGTTTCTGCTATTAAGGAAGTCGTCGAGGTAGCGTTCGCTGCATAG